One region of Hoeflea sp. 108 genomic DNA includes:
- a CDS encoding metal ABC transporter permease: MISTLFEPFGYGYMLNAMWVSALVGGVCAFLSAYLMLKGWSLIGDALSHSIVPGVAGAYMLGLPFALGAFLSGGLAAGAMLFLNQRTKLKEDAIIGLIFTSFFGLGLFMISLSPASVNIQTIVLGNILAVTPTDTLQLVLIGGISLAILLAKWKDLMVAFFDENHARSIGLNPDLLKVLFFMLLSASTVAALQTVGAFLVIAMVVTPGATAYLLTDRFPRLIVISVLIGSATSFVGAYASYFLDGATGGIIVVLQTLIFLMAFVFAPKHGMLAARRRARLELEAGV; this comes from the coding sequence ATGATCTCCACGCTGTTCGAGCCGTTCGGCTACGGCTACATGCTCAACGCGATGTGGGTGTCAGCGCTTGTCGGCGGCGTCTGCGCTTTCCTGTCGGCCTATCTGATGCTCAAGGGCTGGTCGCTGATCGGTGACGCACTCTCGCACTCCATCGTGCCCGGCGTCGCCGGCGCCTACATGCTCGGCCTGCCCTTCGCGCTCGGCGCGTTCCTGTCGGGCGGGCTGGCGGCGGGCGCCATGCTGTTCCTCAACCAGCGCACCAAGCTGAAGGAAGACGCCATCATTGGGCTGATCTTCACCTCCTTCTTCGGGCTCGGCCTGTTCATGATCTCGCTGTCGCCGGCCTCGGTGAACATCCAGACCATCGTGCTCGGCAACATCCTGGCGGTGACACCCACTGATACGCTGCAGCTGGTGCTGATCGGCGGCATTTCGCTGGCGATCCTGCTCGCCAAATGGAAAGACCTGATGGTCGCCTTCTTCGACGAGAACCACGCGCGTTCGATCGGGCTCAATCCTGATCTGCTCAAGGTGCTGTTCTTCATGCTGCTGTCGGCCTCGACGGTGGCAGCGCTGCAGACGGTGGGTGCGTTCCTGGTCATCGCCATGGTGGTGACGCCGGGCGCGACCGCCTACCTGCTCACCGACCGGTTTCCGCGGCTGATCGTGATCAGTGTCCTGATCGGCAGCGCGACCAGCTTCGTCGGCGCCTATGCGAGCTACTTTCTCGACGGGGCGACCGGGGGAATTATCGTGGTGTTGCAGACGCTGATCTTCCTGATGGCGTTCGTCTTTGCGCCGAAGCACGGGATGCTGGCGGCGCGGCGGCGGGCACGGCTGGAGCTGGAGGCAGGGGTATGA
- a CDS encoding alpha-amylase family glycosyl hydrolase — protein sequence MQAAMRKFENPETAVDRDWWRGAVIYQIYPRSFQDSNGDGIGDLKGIISRLPHIAELGADAVWISPFFKSPMKDFGYDISDYLDIDPMFGTLADFDAMISEAHRLGLKVMIDGVISHTSDLHPWFKESRSSHDNAKADWYVWADAKPDGSPPNNWLSIFGGSAWQWDTRRMQYYLHNFLAEQPDLNFHNRDVQDALLDVTRFWLERGVDGFRLDTINFYFHSAGLEDNPALPPEERNDQTAPAVNPYNFQDHIYDKSRPENLEFLARFRAVLDEYPAAAAVGEVGDSQRGLEVVASYTAGGDKVQMCYAFDFLAPEKISAAKVRSVLEDFGKVASDGWSCWAFSNHDVVRHASRWGMGEADRTAYLKVVSALLMSLRGSVCIYQGEELGLTEANLAFEDLQDPYGIRFWPEFKGRDGCRTPMVWNKDAANGGFSKVKPWLPVPADHLAKAVDTQEGDAASLLEHYRRFLAFRRAHPALAKGDISFLKAEGDAIAFSRREGNEEIVCVFNLGSTPATVDLGGRGLQPLQGHGLDGKTDAGAVRLAGYGAWFGRFV from the coding sequence ATGCAGGCCGCAATGCGCAAGTTCGAAAACCCTGAGACCGCAGTCGACCGCGACTGGTGGCGAGGGGCGGTGATCTACCAGATCTACCCCCGCAGCTTCCAGGACTCCAACGGAGACGGTATCGGCGACCTCAAGGGCATCATCTCCCGCCTTCCGCACATTGCGGAACTTGGCGCCGACGCGGTCTGGATTTCGCCCTTCTTCAAGTCGCCGATGAAGGATTTCGGTTACGACATCTCGGACTATCTCGACATCGACCCGATGTTCGGCACGCTCGCCGACTTCGATGCGATGATATCGGAAGCGCATCGCCTCGGCCTCAAGGTGATGATCGACGGCGTCATCTCGCACACCTCCGACCTGCACCCCTGGTTCAAGGAAAGCAGGTCGAGCCACGACAACGCCAAGGCCGACTGGTACGTCTGGGCAGACGCCAAGCCCGACGGCAGCCCGCCTAACAACTGGTTGTCGATCTTCGGCGGCTCGGCCTGGCAGTGGGACACCAGGCGCATGCAGTACTACCTGCACAATTTCCTGGCCGAGCAGCCCGATCTCAACTTCCACAACCGTGACGTCCAGGATGCATTGCTCGACGTCACGCGTTTCTGGCTGGAGCGCGGCGTCGACGGCTTCCGTCTCGACACCATCAATTTCTACTTCCACTCGGCCGGCCTCGAGGACAATCCGGCGCTGCCTCCGGAGGAGCGCAACGACCAGACCGCACCGGCTGTGAACCCCTACAATTTCCAGGATCACATCTACGACAAGAGCCGGCCCGAGAATCTCGAATTCCTCGCCCGTTTCCGCGCCGTGCTCGACGAATATCCGGCGGCCGCTGCTGTCGGCGAAGTCGGCGATTCCCAGCGTGGTCTGGAGGTCGTGGCGTCCTACACCGCCGGCGGCGACAAGGTGCAGATGTGTTACGCCTTCGACTTCCTGGCGCCCGAGAAGATCAGCGCCGCCAAGGTGCGTTCCGTGCTCGAGGACTTCGGCAAGGTCGCCAGCGACGGCTGGTCGTGCTGGGCCTTCTCCAACCACGACGTCGTCCGTCACGCCTCGCGCTGGGGCATGGGCGAGGCCGATCGCACCGCCTATCTCAAGGTTGTCTCGGCACTTCTGATGTCGCTGCGCGGCTCGGTCTGCATCTACCAGGGCGAGGAGCTCGGCCTGACCGAGGCCAATCTCGCTTTCGAGGACCTGCAGGATCCCTATGGCATCCGCTTCTGGCCCGAGTTCAAGGGCCGCGATGGCTGCCGCACACCGATGGTGTGGAACAAGGATGCCGCCAATGGCGGCTTCTCCAAGGTCAAGCCGTGGCTGCCGGTGCCGGCGGACCATCTGGCGAAAGCCGTCGACACCCAGGAGGGCGATGCCGCCTCGCTGCTCGAACATTACAGGCGCTTTCTTGCCTTCCGCCGTGCCCATCCGGCCCTTGCCAAGGGCGATATCTCGTTCCTAAAGGCCGAGGGCGATGCCATTGCCTTCAGCCGCCGCGAGGGCAACGAGGAGATCGTTTGCGTCTTCAATCTCGGCAGCACACCGGCTACGGTCGATCTGGGAGGTCGTGGCCTGCAGCCCCTTCAGGGGCATGGGCTCGATGGCAAGACCGATGCCGGCGCAGTCCGGCTCGCTGGTTACGGCGCCTGGTTCGGGCGCTTCGTCTGA
- a CDS encoding DUF2171 domain-containing protein has product MSANSAIREHMEVIGADGVHIGTVDKVENGRIKLTKKDSGEGRHRGHHHYISTALVAETEGNKVRLSANADVAVTFEEEGKAG; this is encoded by the coding sequence GTGTCAGCCAATTCAGCCATTCGCGAGCATATGGAAGTCATCGGCGCCGACGGCGTCCACATCGGAACTGTCGACAAGGTCGAGAACGGCCGCATCAAGCTGACGAAAAAAGACAGCGGCGAAGGCCGTCACCGCGGCCACCATCACTATATCTCCACGGCACTCGTCGCCGAAACCGAAGGCAACAAGGTGCGCCTCTCGGCCAACGCCGATGTTGCGGTCACCTTTGAGGAAGAGGGCAAGGCGGGCTAG
- a CDS encoding metal ABC transporter substrate-binding protein encodes MLGFSATEGMAEKMKVATTFTVIADIARNVAGDAAEVESITKPNAEIHNYQPTPGDMLRAQKADLVLWNGLNLELWFQKFFDNLDGVAQVVVSDGVEPMGIAEGPYSGKPNPHAWMSPQAALIYVENIRKAFAEKDPANAATYARNAADYSDKIKATVAPIHAAIDTIPAERRWLATSEGAFSYLARDFGLKEVYLWPINADQQGTPQQVRKVIDLVRANNIPAVFSESTVSSKPAEQVARETGAKYGGVLYVDSLSDEGGPVPTYLDLLSVTTQTIVKGLTQ; translated from the coding sequence ATGCTTGGCTTCTCAGCCACCGAAGGCATGGCCGAGAAGATGAAGGTGGCGACCACCTTCACCGTGATCGCCGACATTGCCCGCAATGTCGCCGGAGATGCCGCCGAGGTGGAATCAATCACCAAGCCGAATGCCGAGATCCACAACTATCAGCCGACGCCAGGCGACATGCTGCGGGCGCAGAAGGCGGACCTGGTGTTGTGGAACGGGCTGAACCTTGAGCTGTGGTTCCAAAAGTTCTTCGACAATCTCGACGGAGTGGCGCAGGTCGTGGTGTCCGATGGCGTCGAGCCGATGGGCATCGCCGAGGGACCCTATAGCGGCAAGCCCAATCCACATGCCTGGATGTCTCCGCAAGCGGCGCTGATCTATGTCGAGAACATCCGCAAGGCCTTTGCCGAGAAGGACCCTGCCAATGCCGCGACCTACGCGAGGAACGCGGCTGACTATTCGGACAAGATCAAGGCGACGGTGGCGCCGATCCATGCGGCGATCGACACCATTCCGGCTGAGCGACGCTGGCTCGCCACCAGCGAGGGCGCGTTCTCCTATCTGGCGCGCGATTTCGGCCTGAAGGAGGTTTATCTCTGGCCGATCAACGCCGACCAGCAGGGTACGCCGCAGCAGGTGCGCAAGGTGATCGACCTCGTCAGGGCCAACAACATTCCGGCTGTGTTCAGCGAAAGCACCGTGTCGTCGAAGCCGGCCGAGCAGGTCGCCCGGGAGACCGGCGCAAAATATGGCGGCGTGCTCTATGTCGACTCGCTGAGCGACGAGGGCGGCCCGGTGCCGACCTATCTCGACCTGTTGAGCGTCACCACCCAGACCATCGTCAAGGGGCTGACCCAATGA
- a CDS encoding metal ABC transporter permease, producing the protein MIETLTLPFAFPFMQQAFAISLLVAVPMALLSCFLVLKGWSLMGDAISHAVLPGVVLAYIVGLPLAVGAFAAGMTCALATGYLKQNSRIKEDTVMGIVFSGMFGLGIVLYTKIQTDVHLDHILFGDMLGVSWRDVVEAGVIALVATGAIGLFRRDLLLHAFDPQHAQAIGLPVRLLHYGLLVVLSLTIVGALKAVGIIIAIAMLIAPGAIAYLVTDRFERMLLVSVLVAVSCSLSGVYLSFFLDSAPAPTIVLLMSLTFVSAFFASKRRTELKQRQVTVE; encoded by the coding sequence ATGATCGAAACCCTTACCCTGCCCTTCGCTTTCCCGTTCATGCAGCAGGCCTTTGCCATCTCGCTGCTGGTCGCGGTGCCGATGGCGTTGTTGTCGTGTTTCCTGGTGCTCAAGGGCTGGTCACTGATGGGCGATGCCATCAGCCATGCGGTGCTGCCGGGTGTGGTGCTCGCCTATATCGTCGGCCTGCCGCTGGCGGTCGGTGCCTTTGCCGCCGGCATGACCTGCGCGCTGGCGACCGGCTATCTCAAGCAGAACAGCCGGATCAAGGAAGACACCGTCATGGGCATTGTCTTTTCTGGCATGTTCGGCCTCGGCATCGTGCTTTACACCAAGATCCAGACCGACGTGCATCTCGACCACATCCTGTTCGGCGACATGCTTGGCGTGAGCTGGCGCGACGTGGTGGAGGCCGGCGTGATCGCGCTGGTGGCGACCGGTGCCATCGGCCTCTTCCGCCGCGATCTTCTGCTGCACGCCTTCGACCCGCAGCACGCGCAGGCCATCGGCCTGCCGGTCAGGCTATTGCATTACGGGCTACTCGTGGTGTTGTCGCTGACCATCGTCGGGGCGCTGAAGGCGGTCGGCATCATCATCGCCATCGCCATGCTGATCGCGCCGGGCGCCATCGCCTACCTTGTCACCGACCGCTTCGAGCGCATGCTCCTCGTGTCGGTCCTGGTGGCGGTCTCGTGCTCGTTGTCAGGCGTCTACCTCAGCTTTTTCCTCGACAGCGCGCCTGCGCCGACGATCGTGCTGTTGATGAGCCTGACATTCGTATCGGCGTTCTTCGCCTCCAAGCGACGGACGGAGCTGAAGCAGAGGCAGGTGACGGTGGAATAA
- a CDS encoding LacI family transcriptional regulator encodes MDERTPPDDSGEQVAAGSQPPTLKTIAFMTGLGVTTVSRALKDAPEIGAETKRRVQLVARQIGYRPNRAGVRLRTGKTNVISLVLDTEEQVGGFVSDLIYGISEALAHTPYHLVVTPYSRSNDALEPVRYVVETASADGVIISRTEPDDKRVRYMTERGFPFATHGRTHMGIEHPFHDFDNYAYSVEAVKTLAALGRKRLALLAPPPNLSYYRHMRDGFADAVMVHGLTEVPFPTATVDHSIDEIRAVTSELMRRQSRPDAFVSGAGAGTFALVAGVEDAGFKVGEDVDIVSKQSSRLLHLLRPQLYVVNEDVRLAGHELATAVLGRIAGRDIGSLQSLSKPRAVEAYETSGKPND; translated from the coding sequence ATGGACGAGCGAACACCGCCCGATGACAGCGGCGAGCAGGTGGCAGCCGGCAGCCAGCCGCCGACGCTGAAGACCATCGCCTTCATGACCGGCCTCGGCGTGACGACGGTGTCACGGGCGCTGAAAGACGCGCCCGAAATCGGCGCCGAGACCAAACGCCGGGTGCAACTCGTCGCCCGCCAGATCGGCTACCGCCCCAACCGCGCCGGCGTGCGCCTGCGCACCGGCAAGACCAATGTCATCAGCCTCGTGCTCGACACCGAGGAGCAGGTCGGCGGCTTCGTGTCGGACCTGATCTACGGCATCTCGGAGGCACTGGCGCACACGCCCTACCACCTCGTGGTGACACCTTATTCGCGCAGCAACGACGCGCTGGAGCCGGTGCGCTACGTCGTCGAGACGGCGTCGGCCGACGGCGTCATCATCTCGCGCACCGAACCCGACGACAAGCGCGTGCGTTACATGACCGAGCGGGGTTTTCCCTTCGCCACGCACGGCCGCACTCACATGGGCATCGAGCACCCGTTCCACGATTTCGACAACTATGCCTATTCGGTAGAGGCGGTGAAGACGCTGGCTGCCCTCGGCCGCAAGCGGCTGGCGCTTCTCGCCCCGCCGCCGAACCTCAGTTACTACCGTCACATGCGCGACGGCTTTGCCGATGCCGTGATGGTGCACGGCCTGACCGAGGTGCCGTTCCCAACCGCAACCGTCGATCACTCAATCGACGAAATCCGCGCCGTCACGTCAGAGTTGATGCGTCGGCAGAGCCGTCCCGACGCCTTCGTCAGCGGCGCGGGTGCCGGCACCTTCGCTCTGGTCGCGGGCGTCGAGGATGCCGGCTTCAAGGTCGGCGAGGACGTCGACATCGTTTCCAAGCAGTCGTCCAGGCTGCTGCACCTGCTGCGCCCGCAGCTCTATGTCGTCAACGAGGACGTACGGCTGGCCGGCCATGAACTCGCCACCGCCGTGCTCGGCCGCATCGCCGGCCGCGACATCGGCTCACTGCAGAGCCTCAGCAAGCCGAGGGCGGTCGAAGCTTATGAGACGTCGGGAAAACCGAACGACTGA
- a CDS encoding manganese/iron ABC transporter ATP-binding protein, translated as MTMPLKGRPQAAATPGDGLYVANISVTYRNGHTALRNASFAIPRGTITALVGVNGSGKSTLFKSIMGFVPLASGSVEILGQPAREALRKNLVAYVPQSEDVDWNFPVLVEDVVMMGRYGHMNFLRMTRGIDREAVDAALERVGMVDFRKRQIGELSGGQKKRVFLARALAQQGELILLDEPFTGVDVRTEEAIISLLQGLRDEGRVMLVSTHNLGSVPRFCDRAVLINRTVLAAGPTAETFTKANLEKAFGGVLRQFILGGSELHDDADTRQVTVLTDDERPFVIYGDGNGNDDAAGKGGRRK; from the coding sequence ATGACCATGCCCCTGAAAGGGCGGCCCCAGGCGGCGGCCACTCCCGGCGACGGGCTATACGTCGCCAACATCTCGGTGACCTATCGCAACGGCCACACCGCGCTGCGCAACGCCTCCTTCGCCATTCCACGCGGCACCATCACGGCACTTGTCGGCGTCAACGGCTCGGGCAAGTCGACCCTGTTCAAGTCGATCATGGGCTTCGTGCCGCTGGCATCGGGCAGCGTCGAGATCCTGGGCCAGCCGGCACGCGAAGCGCTCAGGAAAAACCTCGTCGCCTATGTACCGCAGAGCGAAGACGTCGACTGGAATTTCCCCGTCCTTGTCGAGGACGTCGTCATGATGGGCCGTTACGGCCACATGAACTTTTTGCGGATGACGCGCGGCATCGACCGCGAGGCGGTGGATGCCGCGCTCGAACGTGTCGGCATGGTCGACTTCCGCAAGCGCCAGATCGGCGAACTCTCCGGCGGGCAGAAGAAGCGCGTGTTCCTGGCCCGCGCGCTAGCGCAGCAGGGTGAACTGATCCTGCTCGACGAGCCCTTCACCGGTGTCGACGTGCGCACCGAAGAAGCGATCATCTCGCTGTTGCAGGGCCTGCGCGACGAAGGCCGGGTGATGTTGGTGTCGACCCACAATCTGGGTTCGGTGCCGCGCTTCTGCGACCGCGCCGTGCTGATCAACCGGACGGTGCTGGCAGCCGGCCCGACGGCCGAAACCTTCACCAAGGCCAATCTCGAAAAGGCCTTCGGCGGCGTGCTGCGCCAGTTCATCCTCGGCGGCTCCGAACTGCATGACGATGCCGACACGCGGCAGGTGACGGTGCTGACCGACGACGAGCGTCCCTTTGTCATTTATGGCGACGGCAACGGCAATGACGATGCCGCTGGCAAAGGCGGGCGACGGAAATGA
- the gndA gene encoding NADP-dependent phosphogluconate dehydrogenase, with protein sequence MEKAEIGLIGLGTMGSNLALNIAEKGHRIAVFNRTPARTEAFMANAGDLRDRIVPCASIEELAAAIRPPRPIIIMVVAGDPVDQQIAALRPVLAANDIIIDAGNANFRDTMRRFKELDGSGLTFIGMGVSGGEEGARHGPSIMVGGAPESWTRVEDVLTAISAKYKGEPCAAWLGPNGAGHFVKTIHNGIEYADMQMIAEIYGVLRDGLGMAPKEIAPVFSGWNKGRLESYLIEITATVLSADDPKTSRPVVDIILDRAGQKGTGKWSVIEAQQLGIPATAIEAAVAARVLSSMKDERLAAEKAYGARSGKLSGSKDELLADLELALFAGKIAAYAQGFAVMAGASKEFGWNLPMPTIAKIWRAGCIIRSQFLDTIAEAFGKADQPTNLLMAPAFVEMMGKAHPSLRRIVARAAEAGLPVPALSSALAYFDGYRQGRGTSDLIQAQRDFFGAHGFERVDAPGAHHGPWGSEG encoded by the coding sequence ATGGAAAAAGCCGAAATCGGACTGATCGGCCTGGGCACGATGGGCTCGAACCTGGCGCTGAACATCGCTGAGAAGGGCCACCGCATCGCCGTGTTCAACCGCACCCCGGCGCGTACCGAGGCCTTCATGGCGAATGCCGGCGACCTGCGCGACAGGATCGTGCCCTGCGCCTCGATCGAGGAGCTTGCGGCTGCGATCCGCCCGCCGCGGCCGATCATCATCATGGTGGTGGCCGGCGATCCGGTCGACCAGCAGATCGCGGCCCTGCGCCCGGTGCTGGCCGCCAACGACATCATCATCGACGCCGGCAATGCCAATTTCCGCGACACCATGCGCCGCTTCAAGGAGCTCGACGGCTCGGGCCTGACTTTCATCGGCATGGGCGTGTCGGGCGGCGAGGAGGGCGCGCGCCACGGTCCTTCGATCATGGTCGGCGGTGCGCCCGAATCCTGGACCCGTGTCGAGGACGTGCTGACCGCGATCTCGGCCAAGTACAAAGGCGAGCCCTGCGCCGCCTGGCTCGGGCCGAACGGCGCCGGCCACTTCGTCAAGACTATCCACAATGGCATCGAATATGCCGACATGCAGATGATCGCCGAGATTTATGGCGTGCTGCGCGACGGCCTCGGCATGGCCCCGAAGGAGATCGCGCCGGTCTTTTCAGGCTGGAACAAGGGTCGGCTCGAATCCTACCTGATCGAGATCACCGCGACCGTCTTGTCCGCCGACGATCCCAAGACCAGCCGTCCGGTGGTCGACATCATTCTCGACCGTGCCGGACAGAAAGGCACCGGCAAATGGTCGGTCATCGAGGCGCAGCAGCTTGGCATTCCGGCGACGGCCATCGAGGCTGCGGTCGCAGCACGCGTGCTGTCGTCGATGAAGGACGAGCGCCTGGCCGCCGAGAAAGCCTATGGTGCCCGTTCGGGCAAGCTGTCGGGCTCGAAGGACGAGCTGTTGGCCGATCTCGAACTGGCGTTGTTTGCCGGCAAGATCGCCGCCTACGCGCAGGGCTTCGCTGTCATGGCCGGCGCGTCGAAGGAGTTCGGCTGGAACCTGCCGATGCCGACCATTGCCAAGATCTGGCGTGCCGGCTGTATCATCCGCTCGCAATTCCTCGACACCATCGCCGAAGCCTTCGGCAAGGCCGACCAGCCGACCAATCTTCTGATGGCGCCGGCCTTCGTCGAGATGATGGGCAAGGCGCATCCGTCGCTGCGCCGCATCGTCGCCCGCGCCGCCGAGGCCGGCCTGCCGGTGCCGGCCCTGTCGTCGGCTCTGGCCTATTTCGACGGCTATCGCCAGGGTCGCGGCACCTCCGATCTCATCCAGGCGCAGCGTGATTTCTTCGGCGCCCATGGCTTCGAGCGCGTCGACGCGCCGGGCGCGCACCATGGTCCATGGGGCAGCGAAGGGTAG
- a CDS encoding Fur family transcriptional regulator, whose protein sequence is MKKTAPKPVLKKPDYEKALRKAGIRVTRPRKVILNILRETEDHPDALEIFRRAEQVDKSISLSTVYRTMKLLEEMGAIHRHAFEGGPSRFEQAGGDHHDHLIDIDTGDVIEFRSDRIEQLQQEIAAELGYDIVHHRLELYGRRRRSN, encoded by the coding sequence ATGAAGAAGACTGCCCCCAAACCCGTCCTCAAGAAGCCGGATTATGAAAAGGCGCTCCGCAAGGCGGGCATTCGCGTCACCCGTCCACGCAAGGTGATTCTCAACATCCTGCGCGAGACGGAAGATCATCCGGACGCACTCGAGATATTCCGCCGCGCCGAGCAGGTCGACAAGAGTATCTCGCTGTCGACGGTCTACCGCACCATGAAGCTGCTCGAGGAAATGGGCGCCATCCACCGCCATGCCTTCGAGGGCGGTCCATCACGTTTCGAGCAGGCTGGCGGCGACCATCACGACCATCTCATCGACATCGACACCGGCGACGTCATCGAATTCCGCTCCGACCGCATCGAGCAGCTACAGCAGGAAATCGCCGCCGAACTCGGCTACGACATCGTTCATCACCGGCTCGAACTCTACGGCCGCCGCCGCCGTTCCAACTGA
- the ugpC gene encoding sn-glycerol-3-phosphate ABC transporter ATP-binding protein UgpC, producing MADLTLRDVKKSYGNLNILHGIDLDIKSGEFIVFVGPSGCGKSTLLRSIAGLEEITGGELHIAGEKVNDVPPSKRGIAMVFQSYALYPHMTVYDNMAFGMKIAGESKAEIDKRVRAAADILQLTKYLDRLPKAMSGGQRQRVAIGRAIVRNPKVFLFDEPLSNLDAALRVATRIEIAKLKESMPETTMIYVTHDQVEAMTLADRIVVLKDGRIEQVGSPMELYKHPGNLFVAQFIGSPAMNILPATIERAGETSLVTHVAGRKTPVPVATPADAQGKAVSFGVRPEDLYVATNDDFLFEGMVDYVEQLGEVQLVYVDIGRPEQPLTAKLPGNVEIKRGTVIRLSASPDDLHIFDGDGRSYDRRRTAVAA from the coding sequence ATGGCCGATCTAACGCTCAGGGACGTTAAGAAGTCCTACGGCAACCTGAACATCCTTCATGGCATCGACCTCGACATCAAGTCGGGCGAATTCATTGTCTTCGTCGGCCCCTCGGGCTGCGGAAAGTCGACGCTGCTGCGCTCGATCGCCGGGCTCGAGGAGATCACCGGCGGCGAACTGCATATCGCCGGCGAGAAGGTCAATGATGTGCCGCCGTCCAAGCGCGGTATCGCCATGGTGTTCCAGTCCTACGCGCTCTATCCGCACATGACGGTCTACGACAACATGGCCTTCGGCATGAAGATCGCCGGCGAGAGCAAGGCCGAGATCGACAAGCGGGTGCGTGCCGCGGCCGATATCCTGCAGCTGACCAAATATCTCGACCGCCTGCCCAAGGCGATGTCGGGCGGCCAGCGCCAGCGCGTCGCCATCGGCCGCGCCATCGTCCGCAACCCAAAGGTCTTCCTGTTCGACGAGCCGCTGTCCAACCTCGACGCGGCACTCCGTGTCGCCACCCGCATCGAGATCGCCAAGCTCAAGGAATCGATGCCCGAGACGACGATGATCTACGTCACCCACGATCAGGTCGAGGCGATGACCTTGGCCGACCGCATCGTTGTGCTCAAGGACGGCCGTATCGAGCAGGTCGGCTCGCCGATGGAGCTCTACAAGCACCCGGGCAACCTGTTCGTCGCCCAGTTCATCGGGTCGCCGGCCATGAACATCCTGCCCGCCACCATCGAGCGTGCTGGCGAGACCAGCCTCGTTACCCATGTCGCCGGCCGCAAGACGCCGGTACCGGTCGCCACCCCCGCAGACGCCCAAGGCAAGGCCGTCAGCTTCGGCGTCCGCCCCGAGGATCTCTACGTCGCCACCAATGACGATTTCCTGTTCGAAGGCATGGTCGATTATGTCGAGCAGCTCGGCGAGGTCCAGCTCGTCTATGTCGACATCGGCCGCCCCGAGCAGCCACTGACCGCCAAGCTGCCCGGCAATGTCGAGATCAAGCGCGGCACGGTGATCCGGCTTTCCGCCAGCCCCGACGATCTGCATATCTTTGACGGAGATGGGCGGTCGTATGACCGGCGGCGGACCGCTGTCGCAGCATAG